A DNA window from Streptomyces canus contains the following coding sequences:
- a CDS encoding HAD-IA family hydrolase, with translation MTATAAPTVLTARALLLDMDGTLVNSDAVVERIWRRWAERQGLGADEVMKVVHGRQGHASMALLLPDRPMEQNLADNARMLAEETADMDGVVAIPGAPEFLAALRGLPHALVTSADVPLSTARMAAAGLGLPDVRVTAESVGASKPDPEGFLKGAAELGVAAADCVVFEDSGAGIAAGKAAGMRVVGVGARAAVHEPDVVVADLTQVRIEAGEDGGIRLSVG, from the coding sequence ATGACGGCCACCGCCGCCCCCACCGTGCTCACCGCCCGCGCCCTCCTGCTCGACATGGACGGCACCCTCGTCAACTCCGACGCCGTCGTGGAGCGCATCTGGCGCCGCTGGGCCGAACGCCAGGGGCTGGGCGCCGACGAGGTCATGAAGGTCGTCCACGGCCGCCAGGGGCACGCGTCGATGGCCCTCCTGCTGCCCGACCGGCCCATGGAGCAGAACCTCGCGGACAACGCGCGCATGCTCGCGGAGGAGACCGCCGACATGGACGGTGTCGTGGCGATACCGGGGGCGCCCGAGTTCCTGGCCGCCCTGCGGGGGCTGCCCCACGCGCTGGTGACCTCGGCCGACGTCCCGCTGTCCACGGCCCGGATGGCGGCCGCGGGGCTGGGACTGCCCGATGTCCGTGTCACCGCCGAGTCCGTGGGGGCGAGCAAGCCGGACCCCGAGGGCTTTCTGAAGGGAGCGGCGGAGTTGGGCGTCGCGGCCGCCGACTGCGTCGTCTTCGAGGACTCCGGGGCGGGAATCGCCGCCGGTAAGGCGGCCGGGATGAGGGTCGTGGGAGTCGGGGCGCGAGCCGCGGTGCACGAGCCGGACGTGGTGGTGGCGGATCTGACGCAGGTGCGGATCGAGGCGGGGGAGGACGGCGGGATCCGGCTCTCCGTCGGGTAG
- a CDS encoding peptidoglycan-binding domain-containing protein translates to MAESNAHLCPECRAPRGADNTPSCGCTQRASDALRDARTAEAAAAEDFDPLRIRPYVELDDETAPVPKAPAPDVTMPLRVPAPPPTAPSRTDLNLFEVEADASVPGRTTDGPPRRTRRRAVLLATAGAVVTVAAAAAFAGGLFTYESPVRDEAARGDVRPAVPDATTTAASAPPSTAAASVRPPSAPPSATASASRSASPSPSRSSASPSPSLSSEPSATPTASAATDSAAGSDAAHEAAPQVLRRGSEGPEVVELELRLTQVGLYARKASGHYNEGVEDAVSAYQWQRGIQVAEHGVYDLVTRERLESETTEP, encoded by the coding sequence ATGGCGGAGTCGAACGCCCATCTGTGCCCGGAGTGCCGGGCACCGAGAGGGGCCGACAACACCCCGTCCTGCGGGTGCACGCAGCGCGCGTCGGACGCATTGCGGGACGCGCGGACGGCGGAGGCGGCCGCGGCGGAGGACTTCGATCCGCTACGCATACGGCCGTACGTGGAGCTGGACGACGAGACCGCACCGGTGCCGAAGGCACCCGCGCCGGACGTCACGATGCCGCTGCGCGTGCCGGCACCGCCGCCGACCGCCCCGAGCCGCACCGACCTGAACCTGTTCGAGGTGGAGGCCGACGCCTCCGTACCCGGCCGGACCACCGACGGGCCGCCGCGCCGCACCCGGCGCCGTGCCGTCCTCCTCGCCACCGCCGGGGCGGTCGTGACGGTGGCCGCCGCGGCCGCGTTCGCCGGCGGGCTGTTCACGTACGAGTCGCCGGTGCGGGACGAGGCGGCACGGGGCGACGTACGGCCGGCGGTCCCCGATGCGACGACGACCGCGGCGTCGGCGCCCCCGTCCACGGCCGCGGCGTCCGTACGGCCGCCCTCCGCGCCCCCGTCCGCCACGGCGAGCGCGAGCCGGTCGGCCTCCCCGTCCCCGTCGAGGTCCAGCGCCTCGCCCAGCCCGTCACTGTCCAGCGAGCCCTCGGCGACCCCGACGGCCTCCGCCGCGACGGATTCGGCGGCCGGGTCCGACGCGGCACACGAGGCGGCTCCGCAGGTTCTGCGGCGCGGGTCCGAGGGACCGGAGGTCGTCGAGCTCGAGCTGCGGCTCACCCAGGTCGGGCTGTACGCGCGCAAGGCGAGCGGGCACTACAACGAGGGGGTCGAGGACGCGGTCTCCGCGTATCAGTGGCAGCGGGGGATTCAGGTGGCGGAGCACGGGGTGTACGACCTGGTGACCCGGGAGCGGCTGGAGTCGGAGACGACAGAGCCGTAG
- a CDS encoding TMEM165/GDT1 family protein, protein MISFTVTAVVFGVVFLAELPDKTALAGLVLGTRYRASYVFAGVAAAFALHVALAVAAGSVLTLLPQQIVQALTGVLFLGGAAVLLLKKDEGDEEIRRPEDQSFWKVAGAGFMLILVAEFGDLTQIMTANLAARYDDPLSVGLGAVLALWAVAGLGIVGGKALMKRVPLKIVTKVAALLMLGLGLWSLWEALNPPPS, encoded by the coding sequence TTGATCAGCTTCACCGTGACGGCCGTCGTCTTCGGCGTCGTCTTCCTCGCCGAACTGCCGGACAAGACCGCGCTCGCCGGCCTCGTTCTCGGCACCCGTTACCGCGCCTCCTACGTCTTCGCGGGCGTCGCCGCCGCCTTCGCGCTGCACGTCGCGCTCGCCGTGGCGGCCGGCAGCGTGCTGACCCTGCTGCCGCAGCAGATCGTGCAGGCGCTGACGGGCGTGCTCTTCCTGGGTGGCGCGGCCGTCCTGCTGCTGAAGAAGGACGAGGGTGACGAGGAGATCCGCAGGCCCGAGGACCAGTCGTTCTGGAAGGTCGCCGGGGCCGGGTTCATGCTCATCCTGGTGGCCGAGTTCGGGGACCTGACCCAGATCATGACGGCGAACCTCGCGGCCCGATACGACGACCCGCTCTCCGTCGGCCTCGGCGCGGTGCTCGCGCTGTGGGCGGTGGCCGGCCTCGGCATCGTGGGCGGAAAGGCCCTGATGAAGCGGGTCCCGCTCAAGATCGTCACCAAGGTCGCGGCGCTGCTGATGCTGGGGCTCGGGCTGTGGAGCCTGTGGGAGGCCTTGAATCCTCCCCCCTCGTGA
- a CDS encoding FAD/NAD(P)-binding protein: MPAPTTDHAPVSVALVGAGPRGTSVLERLCASAPELLPPGAHVTVHVIDPSPPGPGRVWRPTQSPDLLMNTVASQVTLFTDESVDCAGPIRPGPSLHEWACGQWGAGCGAEGDTGPGTGDGRPAPGGTPDPGRLSWSGSDSGLGTGSSPCGPLGPDDYPSRAQYGRYLEWVFARIVRQAPGVVSVEVHAARAVRVDDAVDGRQTVTLDDGTVLYGLSAVVLAQGHLPVVADAPQRSHTAHAERHGLHHVPPANPADVDLSRIRPHEPVLLRGLGLNFFDHMALLTTGRGGRFVRSDTGTLRYLPSGDEPRLYAGSRRGIPYQARGDNAKGAFGRHLPLVLTDETISRFRKRADSGEAPDFLTEIWPLVAKEVETVYYEALVEDGEFRDRFLATDHGGPEEAAVLDEFGIPHADRWSWDRISRPYTGQTFTDPGTWRHWLLGHLRQDAAEAALGNVAGPLKAALDVLRDLRNELRQIVDHRGLAGPSRRDHLDRWYTPLNAFLSIGPPRRRIEELTALIEAGTVDVLGPRLEVREADGTWVARSPEVPGSAVHVTTLIEARLPEPDLRRTADDLLARLLKTGQCRPHTVDGYETGGLDVTRRPYHLIDRQGLAHARRFAFGVPTEGVHWVTAAGARPGVDSVTLSDADAVARAVLRATASETGGTTEANEWPNVELASID, from the coding sequence TTGCCCGCACCGACCACGGACCACGCGCCCGTCTCCGTCGCCCTGGTCGGCGCGGGGCCCCGCGGCACCAGCGTCCTGGAACGCCTCTGCGCCTCCGCCCCCGAACTCCTCCCGCCCGGCGCCCACGTGACGGTCCACGTCATCGACCCGTCCCCACCGGGCCCCGGCCGCGTATGGCGCCCCACCCAGTCCCCCGACCTCCTGATGAACACGGTGGCCTCCCAGGTCACCCTGTTCACCGACGAGAGCGTGGACTGCGCGGGACCGATACGCCCAGGACCGAGCCTGCACGAGTGGGCCTGCGGACAGTGGGGGGCGGGGTGCGGTGCCGAGGGGGATACAGGGCCCGGAACCGGAGACGGACGACCAGCACCGGGCGGGACGCCCGACCCCGGCCGGCTGTCGTGGTCCGGGAGCGACTCGGGGCTCGGCACAGGTTCGAGCCCCTGTGGCCCGCTCGGGCCCGACGACTATCCGAGCCGTGCTCAGTACGGGCGTTATCTGGAGTGGGTGTTCGCCCGGATCGTGCGGCAGGCGCCCGGGGTCGTGAGTGTCGAGGTGCACGCGGCGCGGGCCGTGCGGGTCGATGACGCCGTCGACGGGCGGCAGACGGTGACGCTGGACGACGGGACCGTGCTGTACGGGCTGTCGGCCGTGGTCCTCGCCCAGGGGCATCTGCCGGTCGTCGCCGACGCGCCCCAGCGCAGCCACACCGCCCACGCCGAACGCCACGGTCTGCACCACGTCCCGCCCGCGAACCCGGCCGACGTGGACCTGTCCCGCATACGGCCGCACGAGCCGGTGCTGCTGCGCGGCCTGGGCCTGAACTTCTTCGACCACATGGCCCTGCTGACCACCGGCCGCGGTGGCCGTTTCGTCCGCTCGGACACCGGCACCCTGCGCTATCTCCCCTCCGGCGACGAGCCGCGCCTGTACGCCGGTTCGCGCCGCGGCATCCCGTACCAGGCACGCGGTGACAACGCCAAGGGCGCCTTCGGCCGCCACCTCCCCCTCGTCCTCACCGACGAGACGATCTCCCGCTTCCGCAAACGTGCCGACTCCGGCGAGGCCCCCGACTTCCTCACGGAGATATGGCCGCTGGTGGCGAAGGAGGTGGAGACGGTCTACTACGAAGCCCTCGTCGAGGACGGGGAGTTCAGGGACCGCTTCCTCGCCACGGACCACGGCGGCCCCGAAGAGGCCGCCGTACTGGACGAGTTCGGCATCCCGCACGCCGACCGCTGGTCCTGGGACCGCATTTCACGGCCGTACACCGGACAGACCTTCACGGACCCCGGCACGTGGCGGCACTGGCTCCTCGGCCATCTGCGCCAGGACGCCGCCGAGGCCGCGCTCGGCAATGTCGCCGGCCCTCTGAAGGCGGCCCTCGACGTCCTGCGGGACCTGCGCAACGAACTGCGGCAGATCGTCGACCACCGCGGCCTCGCCGGCCCGTCCCGCCGGGACCACCTGGACCGCTGGTACACCCCGCTCAACGCCTTCCTCTCCATCGGCCCGCCCCGCCGCCGCATCGAGGAACTGACCGCGCTGATCGAAGCGGGCACCGTGGACGTGCTGGGCCCTCGCCTGGAGGTCCGCGAGGCGGACGGCACCTGGGTGGCCCGCTCGCCCGAGGTGCCGGGGTCCGCCGTACACGTGACGACCCTCATAGAGGCGCGCCTTCCGGAACCGGATCTGCGGCGCACCGCCGACGATCTGCTCGCCCGGCTGCTGAAGACGGGCCAGTGCCGGCCGCACACCGTCGACGGTTACGAGACCGGCGGCCTGGACGTCACCCGGCGGCCGTATCACCTGATCGACCGTCAAGGACTCGCCCACGCAAGGCGGTTCGCCTTCGGTGTGCCCACGGAGGGAGTGCACTGGGTGACCGCGGCGGGCGCCCGCCCAGGGGTGGATTCGGTCACGCTTTCGGACGCCGATGCGGTGGCGAGAGCCGTTCTGCGTGCGACGGCGAGCGAAACAGGAGGGACCACAGAGGCAAACGAGTGGCCAAATGTTGAACTTGCAAGCATTGATTAG
- a CDS encoding RNA-guided endonuclease InsQ/TnpB family protein, producing MLTEARAKTLWLREGSSVPQQQIIRDFGKPRAKAHKDIRERLPQYRRAGMPKYKKKREADPSLNYTRRGFRLKDSRLHLAGNIALTVMWSRELPAEPSSVRVYRDSLGHWYASFVVSVEVQPLPGTGQVIGIDWGVSQTATTTSDAHDLPHARHGKKAQAKLSRYDRMMARRKPAKGQAASKGYREAKKLRAKAYKKVSRQRQDTGRKWAKRVVADHDAIAVEDFRPKFLAKSTMARKAADAAIGATKKALLEMARKHGRIVDLVHPAHTTMDCAQCGARTKYALPLSERTYACAACGAVSPRDKNSARVMLARAGLNPAGADGARPGGTLFRQAA from the coding sequence ATGCTGACCGAAGCCCGCGCGAAGACGCTGTGGCTGCGTGAGGGGTCATCGGTTCCCCAGCAGCAGATCATCCGGGACTTCGGCAAGCCCCGCGCGAAGGCGCACAAGGACATCCGCGAACGTCTGCCGCAGTATCGCCGGGCCGGGATGCCCAAGTACAAGAAGAAGCGTGAGGCCGACCCGAGCCTGAACTACACCAGGCGCGGCTTCCGGCTCAAGGACAGCCGTCTGCACCTGGCCGGGAACATCGCCCTGACGGTCATGTGGTCGCGGGAACTTCCCGCCGAACCGTCCTCGGTGCGCGTGTACCGCGACAGCCTCGGCCACTGGTACGCCTCGTTCGTCGTGTCCGTCGAAGTCCAGCCGCTGCCCGGAACCGGCCAGGTGATCGGGATCGACTGGGGCGTCAGCCAGACCGCGACCACCACCAGCGACGCCCACGACCTCCCCCACGCCCGGCACGGGAAGAAGGCCCAGGCGAAGCTGTCGCGGTACGACCGCATGATGGCCCGCCGCAAACCCGCCAAAGGACAGGCAGCCTCCAAGGGCTACCGCGAGGCGAAGAAGCTTCGGGCCAAGGCGTACAAGAAGGTGTCGCGGCAACGCCAGGACACCGGCCGCAAGTGGGCCAAGCGCGTGGTGGCCGACCACGACGCCATCGCCGTGGAGGACTTCCGTCCGAAGTTCCTGGCGAAGTCGACCATGGCGAGGAAGGCGGCTGATGCCGCCATCGGGGCCACCAAGAAGGCCCTGCTGGAGATGGCCCGCAAGCACGGCAGGATCGTGGACCTGGTCCATCCCGCGCACACCACGATGGACTGCGCGCAGTGCGGAGCGAGAACCAAGTACGCCCTGCCGCTGTCGGAACGAACCTACGCCTGCGCCGCGTGCGGAGCCGTCTCGCCCAGAGACAAGAACTCCGCTCGCGTGATGCTGGCCCGGGCTGGTCTCAACCCGGCTGGTGCTGATGGCGCAAGACCCGGCGGGACGCTGTTCCGTCAGGCAGCCTGA
- a CDS encoding HNH endonuclease family protein encodes MSKFYARRRLSILGALTALIASVAVLNGPTASAALPTPVSAATARTYLASLTVKTESRTGYDRDLFPTWITISGTCNTREYILKRDGTNVVTDSACASTSGSWYSPYDGATWTAASDLDIDHLVPLAEAWDSGASAWTTARRQSFANDVTRPQLIAVTDNVNQSKSDQDPAEWMPSVTSYRCTYVRAWVQVKYYYGLSVDSAEKSALTSYLANC; translated from the coding sequence ATGTCGAAGTTCTACGCGCGTCGACGGCTCAGCATACTCGGGGCGCTCACCGCCCTCATAGCCTCCGTCGCGGTCCTCAACGGACCGACCGCCTCCGCCGCCCTCCCCACGCCGGTCAGCGCCGCCACCGCCCGCACCTACCTCGCCTCGCTCACCGTGAAAACCGAGAGCCGCACCGGCTACGACCGCGACCTGTTCCCCACCTGGATCACGATCAGCGGCACCTGCAACACCCGTGAGTACATCCTCAAGCGGGATGGTACGAACGTCGTCACCGACTCCGCCTGCGCCTCGACCAGCGGCAGTTGGTACTCCCCGTACGACGGCGCCACCTGGACCGCTGCCTCCGACCTCGACATCGACCACCTGGTCCCGCTCGCCGAGGCCTGGGACTCCGGCGCGAGCGCCTGGACCACCGCCCGGCGCCAGTCCTTCGCCAACGACGTCACCCGCCCGCAGCTCATCGCCGTCACGGACAACGTGAACCAGTCCAAGAGCGACCAGGACCCGGCCGAGTGGATGCCGTCGGTCACCTCGTACCGCTGCACCTACGTCCGCGCCTGGGTCCAGGTGAAGTACTACTACGGCCTCTCCGTCGACTCGGCGGAGAAGAGCGCGCTCACGAGCTACCTCGCCAACTGCTGA
- a CDS encoding alkaline phosphatase D family protein — MAELRLGPLLRYVDGSSATVWVETSRPCAAEVRCSDGTGGEAPTFQIAGHYYALVPVDGLAPGTERSYEVFLDGARVWPLSDAPFSGFPPSVIHTPADTDTVRVAFGSCRWASPPKGEKDPVGPDALDTLAARIAAEPEGERPDVLLLLGDQVYADETSRATQSWLAARRDLSDPPSNQVADYEEYTHLYYESWLDPEVRWLLSTVPSCMIFDDHDVIDDWNTSASWVEDMRAVSWWRERLLSGLMSYWVYQHLGNLPPAELAADPLYAVVRQSPDGTDELRAFACRAEADAASVRWSYRRDFGRVRLVMVDSRAARVLDEESRSMLDPGEAEWLRGQVLEERASYDHLLIGTSLPWLLPHLVHHAEAWDAALCRGDRGARWARFGEDLRRKADLEHWAAFPESFAALADLIAEVGSGPEAPATVLVLSGDVHHAYVAEPKWHSGGPEARVLQLTCSPVHNSVPRWIRFGFRFGWSATARALGRRLARHGGCERPPVSWRHTGGPWFGNQLMTLTLSGRSARLRLDQARESGKGRTRLVTVSESELTGGSGREASRLAR, encoded by the coding sequence GTGGCCGAACTGCGGCTGGGACCACTGCTCAGGTACGTCGACGGCTCGTCCGCGACCGTGTGGGTCGAGACGAGCCGTCCGTGCGCCGCCGAGGTGCGCTGCTCGGACGGCACCGGCGGTGAGGCCCCCACCTTCCAGATCGCGGGCCACTACTACGCCCTCGTCCCGGTCGACGGCCTGGCTCCGGGCACCGAGCGGTCGTACGAGGTGTTCCTGGACGGCGCGCGCGTGTGGCCCCTGTCCGACGCCCCCTTCTCGGGGTTTCCGCCGTCCGTCATCCACACGCCCGCCGACACGGACACCGTCCGCGTCGCCTTCGGCTCCTGCCGCTGGGCCTCGCCCCCGAAGGGCGAGAAGGACCCCGTGGGCCCCGACGCCCTGGACACCCTCGCGGCCCGTATCGCCGCCGAACCGGAGGGCGAACGGCCGGACGTCCTCCTGCTGCTGGGCGACCAGGTCTACGCCGACGAGACCTCACGGGCCACCCAGAGCTGGCTGGCCGCACGCCGCGATCTGAGCGACCCGCCGAGCAACCAGGTGGCGGACTACGAGGAGTACACCCACCTCTACTACGAGTCCTGGCTCGACCCCGAGGTGCGCTGGCTGCTGTCCACCGTGCCCAGCTGCATGATCTTCGACGACCACGACGTCATCGACGACTGGAACACCTCCGCCTCCTGGGTCGAGGACATGCGCGCCGTCTCGTGGTGGCGGGAACGGCTGCTGAGCGGCCTGATGTCCTACTGGGTCTACCAGCACCTGGGCAACCTCCCCCCGGCCGAGCTCGCCGCCGACCCGCTCTACGCCGTCGTACGGCAATCCCCGGACGGCACCGACGAGTTGCGCGCCTTCGCCTGCCGGGCCGAGGCCGACGCGGCCTCCGTGCGCTGGAGTTACCGGCGCGACTTCGGCCGGGTGCGCCTGGTCATGGTGGACTCCCGCGCGGCCCGCGTCCTCGACGAGGAGAGCCGCTCGATGCTGGACCCCGGCGAGGCCGAGTGGCTGCGCGGACAGGTCCTGGAGGAGCGCGCCTCCTACGACCACCTCCTGATCGGCACCTCGCTGCCCTGGCTGCTGCCGCATCTGGTGCACCATGCCGAGGCGTGGGACGCCGCGCTGTGCCGGGGGGACCGAGGGGCGCGCTGGGCCCGGTTCGGGGAGGATCTGCGGCGGAAGGCCGACCTGGAGCACTGGGCGGCGTTTCCGGAGTCCTTCGCGGCGCTGGCGGACCTGATCGCCGAGGTGGGCTCGGGGCCCGAGGCGCCGGCGACGGTGCTGGTGCTGTCGGGGGACGTGCACCACGCGTACGTGGCCGAGCCGAAGTGGCACTCCGGCGGACCGGAGGCCCGCGTCCTCCAGCTCACCTGCTCGCCCGTCCACAACTCCGTGCCCCGCTGGATACGGTTCGGCTTCCGCTTCGGCTGGAGTGCGACCGCGCGGGCGCTCGGGCGGCGGCTCGCCCGGCACGGCGGCTGCGAGCGACCGCCGGTCTCCTGGCGGCACACGGGCGGGCCGTGGTTCGGCAACCAGCTCATGACGCTGACGCTGAGCGGGCGTTCGGCGCGGCTGCGGCTGGACCAGGCGCGGGAGTCGGGCAAGGGGCGGACGCGGCTGGTGACGGTCTCGGAGTCCGAACTCACCGGGGGGAGCGGGCGCGAGGCGTCCCGGCTCGCCCGGTAA